A single region of the Austwickia chelonae genome encodes:
- the glgB gene encoding 1,4-alpha-glucan branching protein GlgB yields the protein MAEIHHDAVITPSKLDLLAAWLPTQRWYAAKGIVPRLRRVGGFRFEDPVGQVGMETLIVVDESATPPVVYQVPVTYRDAPLADGADALIGVCEHSVLGTRYVYDAPKDPAYVTALVSLITRGGTADRGHAGPGLDEAAQGAPQPGAAQVEVTGSRVLTGEQSNTSVICDTRIVDVPDHDRVGAPCPLIVKIFRVLQDGENPDVVLQSALAGAGSRSVPMPFGSMSGRWSGVDRTDSVAEGHLAFAQEFFPGTRDAWRVAVEAAASGTDFTERAFALGVATAAVHLDLAAAMPVEAASRAARQGQLRSWQERCDLALSTVPDLAVHRATINEVFTAAAYSAWPRLQRVHGDYHLGQVLEVPGRGWVLLDFEGEPLRPLIERNRADLPLRDVAGMLRSFDYVAGSAGQEDPDSAVRLESWATACRRSFLDGYASCADDPRENADSTALLRALELDKALYEVVYEARHRPPWLSIPAGAVARLCSPTPSTEQEEMTTDPDQPQQPEDRTDQKSSPVEIPAEESAAAPTPMPEINPILQRILAGEKITPENTAALFEQLRQPAATVSEPVGPEAPEGMVPPAASVEPVAPVEPEASPDVEENNVEESHEKAFFPSPFGVLLHRSPAGEPPSPEPLSPFAEESAPADVPDDLPSTESTAGPEDVVVDPVVPGDALPPPDPEEDAEPFPAAEDQASDETVRMTSPETDVEEPEVSAEPAEVMAPMAEEEAAPLAPAPATAPVDEDELTLLVNGGHGNPHGVLGAHPWNGGVTVRALRPGASSVDIELPDGSRRPMAHQTGGIWQVQLDIPQTDDYRLIVDYGDGFGHRQDDPYRFLPTVGELDLHLIGEGRHEELWKVLGSQIRTYSGPMGEVTGTSFAVWAPNARAIRVVGDFNTWDGTAHPMRALGSTGVWELFVPGVGEGTVYKYEILGADGYRRTKADPLARATECPPATASVVTASRYEWNDAEWMQRRAEAGEAHLQPMSVYEVHLGSWRQGLSYTRLAEELVEYVSEMGFTHVELMPVMEHPYGPSWGYQVSGYYAPSSRFGDPDEFRYLVDRLHQAGIGVILDWVPAHFPKDGFALGRFDGQALYEHPDPRRGEHTEWGTYIFDFGRPQVRNFLVANAVYWLEEFHADGLRVDAVASMLYLDYSRDEGEWLPNQFGGRENLEAVQLLQETNATVYRRCPGAVTIAEESTSWSGVTSPTYMGGLGFGLKWNMGWMHDTLGYAQLAPIYRQYHHHEMTFAMVYAYNENFALPISHDEVVHGKGSMLGKMPGSPWEQLSNLRAYYAWQWSFPGKQLLFMGSEFAQIAEWADGRSLDWWLLDQEPHEQTRRLVRDLNRLYVDHPALWQLDSSPEGFAWIDANDSYGNAYSFLRFGAQNAAGERPVVACVANFSGVEHHSYRIGLPHGGMWREILNTDAGEYGGAGIGNMGQIEAEEIPWHGQPYSATVSMQKLSAVWFEPAGLPSEVVIPEAVHPAAEERPTLGTPRPELSNSPVQADVAVDSGLGSLPPVHGGEIPPGDGNR from the coding sequence ATGGCTGAGATCCACCACGACGCGGTCATCACCCCGAGCAAGCTCGACCTGCTCGCGGCCTGGTTACCGACGCAACGCTGGTACGCAGCGAAAGGCATCGTCCCGCGTCTACGCAGGGTCGGCGGTTTCCGCTTCGAGGACCCGGTCGGCCAGGTCGGCATGGAGACCCTGATCGTGGTGGACGAGTCGGCGACCCCCCCGGTCGTCTACCAGGTTCCGGTCACCTACCGCGATGCTCCACTGGCGGACGGTGCGGACGCCTTGATCGGTGTCTGCGAGCATTCCGTCCTCGGCACCCGGTATGTCTACGACGCCCCGAAGGATCCGGCCTATGTCACCGCGCTCGTCTCCCTGATCACCCGGGGCGGCACCGCGGACCGGGGTCATGCCGGGCCCGGCCTCGACGAAGCGGCCCAAGGGGCTCCTCAGCCGGGCGCTGCCCAGGTCGAGGTGACCGGTTCGCGGGTGCTCACCGGCGAACAGTCCAACACCTCGGTGATCTGTGACACCCGGATCGTCGATGTCCCCGACCATGATCGAGTGGGCGCGCCCTGCCCGTTGATCGTCAAGATCTTCCGGGTCCTGCAGGACGGGGAGAATCCCGATGTGGTGCTGCAGTCGGCGTTGGCCGGTGCCGGCTCCCGTTCGGTGCCGATGCCTTTCGGGTCGATGAGCGGACGTTGGTCGGGCGTGGACCGGACGGACAGCGTCGCGGAAGGCCATCTGGCCTTCGCCCAGGAGTTCTTCCCGGGGACCCGGGATGCGTGGCGGGTCGCGGTGGAGGCGGCGGCCTCGGGAACGGATTTCACCGAGCGGGCTTTCGCTCTTGGAGTAGCTACTGCTGCGGTGCATCTCGATCTGGCGGCGGCGATGCCGGTTGAAGCGGCCAGCCGGGCAGCCCGTCAGGGGCAGCTGCGTTCCTGGCAGGAACGTTGCGATCTTGCGTTGTCGACGGTCCCTGATCTGGCTGTCCATCGGGCGACGATCAATGAGGTCTTCACTGCGGCCGCTTATTCGGCTTGGCCTCGTCTGCAACGTGTCCATGGCGACTACCACCTCGGTCAGGTCCTCGAAGTTCCTGGTCGTGGCTGGGTGCTCCTGGACTTCGAAGGGGAGCCCTTGCGTCCGCTGATCGAACGGAATCGGGCTGATCTTCCTCTGCGCGACGTGGCCGGGATGTTGCGTTCCTTCGACTATGTCGCGGGGTCGGCGGGTCAGGAGGATCCGGACTCGGCCGTCCGGTTGGAGTCCTGGGCGACAGCCTGTCGACGTTCTTTCCTCGACGGCTATGCCAGCTGCGCGGACGATCCGCGGGAGAATGCCGACTCCACAGCGCTTCTTCGCGCCTTGGAGCTGGACAAAGCACTCTATGAAGTCGTCTACGAGGCCCGTCACCGGCCCCCGTGGTTGTCTATCCCAGCCGGTGCTGTCGCCCGGCTGTGTTCCCCGACTCCTTCCACAGAGCAAGAAGAGATGACTACCGACCCAGACCAGCCACAGCAGCCCGAAGACCGGACCGACCAGAAGTCGTCCCCGGTCGAGATACCTGCGGAGGAGTCGGCAGCTGCGCCGACCCCGATGCCCGAGATCAATCCGATCCTGCAACGCATTCTCGCCGGGGAGAAGATCACTCCCGAGAACACGGCAGCCTTGTTCGAACAGCTGCGCCAGCCTGCTGCGACGGTGAGCGAGCCGGTCGGGCCGGAGGCCCCCGAGGGGATGGTGCCACCAGCTGCGTCAGTTGAGCCCGTTGCACCGGTTGAACCCGAGGCTTCCCCTGACGTCGAAGAGAACAACGTCGAAGAGAGCCACGAGAAAGCTTTTTTCCCCTCTCCTTTCGGCGTTCTTCTCCACCGCTCGCCCGCCGGAGAGCCACCGAGCCCTGAGCCCCTGTCACCATTCGCCGAGGAATCGGCCCCGGCCGATGTCCCGGACGATCTCCCGTCCACGGAGAGCACTGCCGGTCCGGAGGACGTCGTCGTCGACCCGGTAGTTCCAGGAGACGCTCTGCCTCCGCCGGACCCCGAGGAGGACGCAGAGCCCTTCCCCGCCGCTGAAGACCAGGCATCGGACGAGACCGTCCGGATGACATCGCCCGAGACCGACGTGGAAGAGCCTGAGGTCTCGGCGGAACCTGCCGAGGTGATGGCCCCGATGGCGGAAGAAGAAGCTGCTCCGCTGGCCCCGGCACCGGCCACCGCCCCGGTGGACGAGGACGAGCTGACCTTGCTGGTCAACGGCGGGCATGGCAACCCGCACGGCGTCCTCGGCGCCCACCCGTGGAACGGCGGAGTCACGGTCAGGGCGCTGCGCCCGGGAGCCTCCTCGGTGGACATCGAGCTCCCGGACGGTTCACGTCGGCCGATGGCGCACCAGACCGGTGGCATCTGGCAGGTCCAGCTGGATATCCCGCAGACCGATGACTACCGGCTGATCGTGGACTACGGCGACGGCTTCGGACACCGCCAGGACGACCCCTACCGTTTCCTGCCGACGGTGGGTGAGCTCGATCTGCACCTCATCGGCGAAGGACGCCACGAGGAGCTGTGGAAGGTCCTGGGCTCCCAGATACGCACGTATTCCGGCCCCATGGGCGAGGTCACCGGTACCTCCTTCGCCGTGTGGGCCCCCAATGCCCGCGCGATCCGTGTGGTCGGCGACTTCAACACCTGGGATGGCACCGCCCATCCGATGCGTGCGCTGGGCAGCACCGGCGTGTGGGAGCTCTTCGTTCCCGGCGTCGGAGAGGGCACCGTCTACAAGTACGAGATCCTCGGGGCGGACGGTTACCGACGGACCAAGGCCGATCCCCTGGCCCGGGCCACCGAATGCCCGCCCGCGACAGCATCGGTGGTCACCGCCTCCCGTTACGAGTGGAATGACGCCGAATGGATGCAGCGCCGAGCTGAGGCGGGGGAGGCCCACCTGCAGCCGATGAGCGTGTACGAAGTCCACCTGGGCAGTTGGCGTCAGGGGTTGTCGTACACCCGGTTGGCCGAAGAGCTGGTCGAGTACGTCAGCGAGATGGGCTTCACCCATGTGGAGCTGATGCCGGTGATGGAGCACCCCTACGGTCCGAGCTGGGGTTACCAGGTCAGCGGCTATTACGCACCGTCGAGTCGCTTCGGTGACCCCGATGAGTTCCGTTATCTGGTGGACCGGCTGCACCAGGCCGGTATCGGGGTCATCCTCGACTGGGTTCCGGCGCATTTCCCGAAGGACGGTTTCGCGCTGGGTCGGTTCGACGGCCAGGCGTTGTACGAGCACCCGGATCCCCGGCGCGGTGAGCACACCGAGTGGGGTACCTACATCTTCGACTTCGGCCGTCCGCAGGTGCGTAACTTCCTGGTGGCGAACGCGGTGTACTGGCTGGAGGAGTTCCACGCCGACGGTCTTCGAGTCGATGCGGTCGCGTCGATGCTGTACCTGGACTACTCCCGCGATGAGGGCGAGTGGTTGCCCAACCAGTTCGGTGGGCGGGAGAACCTGGAAGCGGTACAGCTGCTCCAGGAGACCAATGCGACGGTGTACCGGCGTTGTCCCGGAGCGGTGACCATCGCCGAGGAGTCGACCAGCTGGAGTGGGGTGACCTCACCGACCTACATGGGCGGGCTCGGTTTCGGGCTGAAGTGGAACATGGGCTGGATGCACGACACCCTCGGGTATGCCCAGCTGGCGCCGATCTACCGGCAGTACCACCACCATGAGATGACTTTCGCGATGGTGTACGCCTACAACGAGAACTTCGCCTTGCCGATCAGCCACGACGAGGTCGTGCACGGCAAAGGGTCCATGTTGGGCAAAATGCCTGGCAGTCCGTGGGAGCAGTTGAGCAATCTGCGGGCATACTACGCCTGGCAGTGGAGTTTCCCCGGCAAACAGTTGTTGTTCATGGGCAGTGAGTTCGCGCAGATCGCGGAGTGGGCGGACGGCCGGAGCCTCGACTGGTGGCTGTTGGATCAAGAACCTCACGAGCAGACCCGTCGCCTGGTACGAGACCTGAACCGGTTGTACGTCGATCACCCGGCTTTGTGGCAGTTGGATTCTTCACCTGAGGGATTCGCCTGGATCGATGCCAATGACAGTTATGGCAACGCTTACAGTTTCCTCCGCTTCGGCGCCCAGAACGCCGCCGGCGAGCGGCCAGTGGTGGCGTGTGTGGCGAACTTCTCCGGCGTCGAACATCACAGTTACCGGATCGGGCTACCGCACGGCGGCATGTGGCGGGAGATCCTGAACACCGACGCCGGCGAGTACGGCGGAGCAGGCATCGGCAACATGGGGCAGATCGAGGCCGAGGAGATCCCTTGGCACGGCCAGCCCTATTCCGCGACGGTGTCCATGCAGAAGCTGTCGGCAGTGTGGTTCGAGCCGGCCGGCCTGCCCTCGGAGGTCGTCATCCCCGAAGCGGTCCATCCTGCTGCCGAAGAACGGCCGACCTTGGGCACCCCTCGCCCGGAGCTGTCGAATTCACCGGTGCAGGCCGACGTGGCCGTGGATTCCGGACTGGGCTCGCTTCCGCCGGTGCATGGCGGCGAGATCCCTCCCGGCGACGGTAATCGCTGA
- a CDS encoding permease, whose amino-acid sequence MATTPDTPAREGNSLRPSPPAASRTAGLGTVLTVFALITVLTVGILGRDLWGQWLNGNPAAATWVAVFIAIALQAFPFLVLGVALSAVIAVYIPADTLRSYLPENAAAAVPVAGISGALLPGCECASVPIAGSLVARGVAPAAALTFLLAAPAINPVVLVSTSVAFGGDWRIVLARYLASLITSVVMGWWWLRMGRDDLIRLPQRGRSGGSKFNRFTTAITHDLLHAGGFLVVGAAIAAVVAVFVPRSILEALSSNLALAVITLALFAVIVAVCSEADAFVAASLTAFPLTARLVFMVVGPALDVKLFAMQVGTFGRAFAIRFAPMTLLVAVTSAVVIGQVLL is encoded by the coding sequence ATGGCGACCACACCTGACACGCCTGCGCGAGAAGGAAACTCGCTGCGGCCAAGCCCTCCGGCCGCCTCGCGGACCGCTGGGCTGGGGACGGTACTGACCGTCTTCGCACTGATCACCGTGCTCACCGTCGGCATCCTCGGGCGTGACCTGTGGGGCCAATGGCTGAACGGAAATCCTGCTGCGGCCACCTGGGTCGCAGTCTTCATCGCGATCGCCCTGCAAGCCTTCCCCTTCCTGGTGCTGGGCGTTGCGCTCTCGGCCGTGATCGCGGTCTACATCCCCGCTGACACCCTGCGCAGCTACCTGCCGGAAAATGCTGCTGCAGCGGTCCCGGTAGCCGGCATCTCCGGCGCTCTCCTGCCCGGATGCGAATGTGCTTCCGTGCCCATCGCCGGCTCCCTGGTGGCTCGCGGTGTCGCGCCGGCTGCCGCATTGACCTTCCTGCTCGCTGCGCCGGCCATCAACCCGGTCGTCCTCGTGTCGACCTCAGTGGCCTTCGGTGGCGACTGGCGGATCGTGCTGGCCCGCTACCTGGCTTCGCTGATCACCTCCGTGGTGATGGGCTGGTGGTGGCTCCGGATGGGACGGGACGACTTGATCCGGCTGCCTCAGCGAGGGCGGAGCGGAGGCAGCAAGTTCAACCGCTTCACCACCGCTATCACCCACGACCTGCTGCACGCCGGGGGCTTCCTCGTCGTCGGCGCGGCCATCGCCGCCGTCGTCGCCGTCTTCGTCCCTCGCAGCATCCTGGAGGCGTTGAGCAGCAACCTGGCCCTGGCCGTGATCACCCTCGCGCTCTTCGCCGTCATCGTCGCGGTCTGCTCCGAGGCGGACGCCTTCGTGGCGGCGAGCCTGACAGCTTTCCCCCTGACCGCACGACTCGTCTTCATGGTCGTCGGGCCGGCGCTCGACGTGAAGCTGTTCGCCATGCAGGTCGGCACCTTCGGACGCGCCTTCGCCATCCGTTTCGCACCGATGACCCTGCTGGTCGCGGTCACCAGTGCCGTCGTGATCGGGCAGGTGCTCTTGTGA
- a CDS encoding TIGR03943 family putative permease subunit — MNRLLAALATLTCSVVAIRAVWLGDHLAYVKEGLTIPLLVAAVVVFCVGAFEWWQAVRHLRIGRRHDDHAHSHDEDEACAAGGHRHKAGQIAPRIGWAMLVPFAVLAAVPPTPVGAYTAQRIQANRDASVTLTPAKEFDPLDPQSEVLEMSVREFWERASFDNSRSLAGRQVRMTVFASPEDSVEGGWVLARMAVLCCAADAFPVKVLPLGVGQRPADGQWVVVEGMWEPDPSAPHPDAPTAGEAVPRLQVSSITPTTQPTKPYV, encoded by the coding sequence ATGAACAGACTTCTGGCTGCGCTGGCGACCCTGACCTGCTCGGTCGTCGCGATCCGTGCCGTCTGGCTGGGCGATCACCTGGCCTATGTCAAGGAAGGGCTGACCATTCCGCTACTGGTCGCCGCGGTGGTGGTCTTCTGCGTGGGAGCCTTCGAATGGTGGCAGGCCGTGCGTCATCTCCGCATCGGACGACGCCACGACGATCATGCCCACTCCCACGACGAGGACGAGGCTTGTGCCGCTGGTGGACACCGGCACAAGGCAGGACAGATCGCACCCCGGATCGGCTGGGCGATGCTGGTGCCCTTCGCCGTTCTAGCGGCGGTCCCGCCCACGCCGGTAGGCGCCTACACCGCCCAACGTATCCAGGCGAACCGGGACGCCTCTGTCACGCTGACCCCCGCGAAGGAATTCGATCCCTTGGACCCCCAATCCGAGGTGCTCGAGATGTCGGTCCGTGAATTCTGGGAACGTGCCAGCTTCGACAACAGCCGGAGCCTTGCCGGTCGTCAAGTGCGGATGACCGTCTTCGCCTCCCCGGAAGACAGCGTCGAAGGAGGATGGGTGCTCGCCCGGATGGCAGTTCTGTGTTGTGCCGCCGACGCCTTCCCTGTCAAGGTTCTCCCGCTGGGGGTAGGGCAACGCCCTGCTGACGGTCAGTGGGTCGTGGTCGAGGGCATGTGGGAGCCAGACCCCTCAGCGCCGCACCCCGATGCACCCACCGCAGGGGAGGCGGTTCCTCGTCTACAGGTCTCTTCGATCACGCCCACCACCCAGCCGACGAAACCCTACGTCTGA
- the treS gene encoding maltose alpha-D-glucosyltransferase, which yields MHGLNLTQPGLRHDPDWYKTAVFYEVLVRAFADSKGSGSGDFTGLIGKLDYLQWLGIDCLWLPPFYASPLRDGGYDISDYTAVLPEFGTLPEFTELVSQAHARGIRIITDLVMNHTSDQHPWFQASRSDPEGPYGDFYVWSDDDTKYAEARIIFVDTEVSNWTFDPVRRQFFWHRFFSHQPDLNFENLAVQEAMFDAVRFWMDLGIDGFRLDAVPYLFEEEGHNGENHPKTHEFLARLRAMVDTEYPGRVLLAEANQMPDEVVDYFGSDDRPECQMCFHFPVMPRLYYALRAEKAAPIIDVLNDTPPVPAGGQWGTFLRNHDELTLEMVSPEERTAMYGWYAPDPRMRANVGIRRRLSPLLDNSRAEIELIHALLLSLPGSPCLYYGDEIGMGDNIWLDDRDAVRTPMQWTPDRNAGFSSADPGKLYLPVIQSLVYHHNNVNVEAQVASSSSLLHWLRAMLQVRSQHPVFGLGVFSLRECDNEAVLAFTRTLEADPSQGREENTSVLCLHNLSSRPQAGTVHLPERLAGAKARDLFGGSGFPMVGEDATYRFTVGSRDFFWLSLQEREHDG from the coding sequence ATGCACGGACTCAACCTCACCCAGCCCGGGCTGCGGCATGACCCGGACTGGTACAAGACGGCGGTCTTCTACGAGGTCCTCGTCCGGGCCTTCGCCGACTCCAAGGGCAGCGGGTCCGGGGATTTCACCGGGCTGATCGGCAAACTCGACTACCTGCAGTGGCTCGGCATCGACTGTCTGTGGCTCCCGCCGTTCTACGCCTCACCGCTCCGCGACGGCGGCTACGACATCAGCGACTACACCGCGGTGCTGCCCGAGTTCGGTACGCTCCCGGAGTTCACCGAGCTGGTCAGCCAGGCCCACGCCCGCGGCATCCGCATCATCACCGACCTGGTGATGAACCACACCAGCGACCAGCATCCCTGGTTCCAGGCCTCCAGGTCCGACCCCGAGGGCCCTTACGGGGACTTCTACGTCTGGTCCGACGACGACACCAAGTACGCCGAGGCCCGGATCATCTTCGTCGACACCGAGGTGTCCAACTGGACCTTCGACCCGGTACGTCGGCAGTTCTTCTGGCACCGGTTCTTCTCCCACCAGCCGGATCTCAACTTCGAGAACCTCGCGGTGCAGGAAGCCATGTTCGACGCCGTCCGTTTCTGGATGGACCTGGGTATCGACGGCTTCCGGCTCGACGCGGTCCCTTATCTGTTCGAGGAGGAAGGGCACAACGGGGAGAACCATCCCAAGACCCATGAGTTCCTCGCCCGGCTGCGGGCCATGGTCGACACCGAGTACCCCGGGCGAGTCCTGTTGGCCGAAGCCAATCAGATGCCCGACGAGGTGGTCGACTACTTCGGCAGCGACGACCGGCCCGAATGCCAGATGTGCTTCCACTTCCCGGTGATGCCACGGCTCTACTACGCCCTGCGCGCCGAGAAAGCCGCCCCCATCATCGATGTCCTCAACGACACTCCCCCGGTGCCGGCCGGTGGCCAGTGGGGCACTTTCCTGCGCAATCACGACGAGCTGACCTTGGAGATGGTCTCCCCGGAGGAACGCACCGCCATGTACGGCTGGTACGCGCCCGACCCCCGGATGAGAGCCAATGTGGGCATCCGGCGGCGGCTCTCTCCCCTGCTGGACAACAGCCGCGCCGAGATCGAACTGATCCATGCGCTGCTCCTCTCCCTGCCCGGCAGCCCCTGCCTGTACTACGGGGACGAGATCGGTATGGGGGACAACATCTGGTTGGACGACCGCGATGCGGTTCGTACCCCGATGCAGTGGACCCCTGACCGGAATGCCGGTTTCTCCAGCGCCGACCCCGGCAAGCTGTATCTGCCGGTGATCCAGTCGCTGGTCTACCACCACAACAATGTGAATGTGGAGGCTCAGGTCGCGTCGAGCAGCTCTCTGCTGCACTGGCTACGGGCCATGCTGCAGGTCAGGTCGCAGCATCCGGTCTTCGGCCTGGGTGTCTTCTCCTTACGTGAGTGCGACAACGAAGCTGTCCTGGCGTTCACCCGGACTTTGGAGGCAGACCCCTCTCAGGGCCGTGAGGAGAACACCTCCGTGTTGTGCCTGCACAATCTGTCCAGCCGACCCCAGGCGGGCACGGTACACCTTCCGGAGCGGCTTGCCGGGGCCAAGGCCCGTGACCTGTTCGGTGGTTCCGGCTTCCCCATGGTCGGCGAGGACGCGACCTACCGGTTCACGGTGGGTTCTCGGGACTTCTTCTGGCTGTCTCTACAGGAGCGTGAGCACGATGGCTGA
- a CDS encoding alpha-1,4-glucan--maltose-1-phosphate maltosyltransferase gives MTETSSVPETNRPIVPARVGRPIGRIPVIDVQPTLDGGAWPVISVVDEDFLVTATVFREGHDAVNATIVLTAPDGSTQHIPMTCTNPGLMTWEGTVNAHQTGRWTFRVEGWSDPYATWEHDATIKVEAGVDVDLMLEEGARLLERARTQPPRQSYAVALLDAGIRQLRDSSRSPAERLAGALSDGIRSELGQRPMREMVSPSPDYPWQVERERALYGAWYEIFPRSEGCRYDEETGTWTTGTLRTAAERLPAIARMGFDVVYLTPVHPIGSINRKGPNNTLVAGPHDPGSPYAIGSKDGGHDAIEPSLGTFEDFDAFVGEARRLGMEVALDIALQCAPDHPWVHEHPEWFTTRADGTIAYAENPPKKYQDIYPLNFDNDPAGIYAEMRRVIQVWIDHGVKIFRVDNPHTKPVEFWQWIIDDVAREHPDVIWLAEAFTKPPMMKTLAKVGFQQSYTYYTWRNERAELEEYCTELAGECASYMRPSFWPTTHDILTPYMQYGGPTAWKLRAALAAFLVPTYGIYAGYELLESVPRPGVEEQIDNEKYQFKDRRWHDYEPGGPKAGELWMADYLTRINEIRRNHPALHRLRNLTFHSADDPEDILVFSKRRRENGRDDVVIVVANLNPHMTRETWLQLDMAALGLGPDDRFIAEDLISEWCWQWDSHPYVKLGPHDEPVHVITVRRL, from the coding sequence GTGACCGAGACATCGTCCGTGCCAGAAACGAACCGCCCCATCGTCCCGGCCCGTGTCGGACGCCCCATCGGGAGAATCCCCGTCATCGACGTCCAACCCACACTCGACGGCGGCGCCTGGCCCGTGATCTCCGTCGTCGACGAGGACTTCCTCGTCACCGCCACCGTCTTCCGAGAAGGCCATGACGCGGTCAATGCCACCATCGTGCTCACCGCCCCCGATGGATCCACCCAGCACATCCCGATGACCTGCACCAACCCCGGCCTGATGACCTGGGAAGGCACCGTCAACGCCCACCAGACCGGGCGCTGGACCTTCCGCGTCGAAGGCTGGAGCGACCCCTACGCCACCTGGGAGCACGACGCCACCATCAAGGTCGAGGCCGGCGTCGACGTCGACCTGATGCTCGAGGAAGGCGCCCGCCTGCTCGAACGCGCCCGCACCCAACCCCCGCGCCAGTCCTACGCCGTCGCCCTCCTCGACGCCGGTATCCGCCAGCTCCGCGACAGCAGCCGCAGCCCCGCCGAACGCCTCGCCGGGGCACTCAGCGACGGCATCCGCAGCGAACTCGGCCAACGACCCATGCGGGAGATGGTCTCTCCCTCCCCCGACTACCCGTGGCAGGTCGAACGCGAGCGCGCCCTCTACGGTGCCTGGTACGAGATCTTCCCCCGTTCCGAAGGCTGCCGGTACGACGAGGAGACCGGCACCTGGACCACGGGCACCCTGCGCACCGCTGCCGAACGGCTCCCCGCCATCGCCCGTATGGGCTTCGACGTCGTCTATCTCACCCCGGTGCACCCCATCGGCAGCATCAACCGCAAAGGGCCGAACAACACCCTGGTCGCCGGACCCCATGACCCCGGATCGCCCTACGCCATCGGTTCCAAGGACGGCGGTCACGACGCCATCGAACCCAGCCTGGGCACCTTCGAGGACTTCGACGCCTTTGTCGGGGAAGCTCGTCGTCTCGGGATGGAGGTCGCCCTCGACATCGCCCTGCAGTGCGCGCCCGACCACCCCTGGGTGCACGAGCACCCCGAGTGGTTCACCACCCGCGCCGATGGCACCATCGCCTACGCGGAGAACCCGCCGAAGAAGTACCAGGACATCTACCCGCTGAACTTCGACAACGATCCGGCAGGTATCTACGCCGAGATGCGGCGCGTCATCCAGGTCTGGATCGACCACGGCGTGAAGATATTCAGGGTGGACAACCCCCACACCAAGCCGGTCGAGTTCTGGCAGTGGATCATCGACGACGTCGCCCGGGAGCACCCGGACGTGATCTGGCTTGCCGAGGCCTTCACCAAACCTCCCATGATGAAGACCCTCGCCAAGGTGGGCTTCCAGCAGAGCTACACCTACTACACCTGGCGGAACGAACGGGCCGAACTCGAGGAGTACTGCACCGAACTCGCTGGAGAGTGCGCCTCATACATGCGGCCCAGCTTCTGGCCCACCACGCACGACATCCTCACCCCGTACATGCAGTACGGCGGGCCCACCGCGTGGAAGCTGCGCGCCGCACTGGCTGCTTTCCTCGTCCCCACCTACGGGATCTACGCCGGCTACGAGCTCCTCGAATCAGTGCCGCGTCCCGGCGTGGAGGAACAGATCGACAACGAGAAGTACCAGTTCAAGGACCGCCGGTGGCACGACTACGAACCCGGCGGGCCCAAGGCCGGTGAACTGTGGATGGCCGACTATCTGACCCGGATCAACGAGATCCGCCGCAACCATCCGGCGCTGCACCGACTGCGCAATCTGACCTTCCACAGTGCCGACGACCCCGAGGACATCCTCGTCTTCTCCAAACGTCGCCGGGAGAACGGCCGGGACGATGTCGTCATCGTCGTCGCGAACCTCAACCCCCACATGACCAGGGAGACCTGGCTGCAGCTGGACATGGCCGCACTCGGGCTGGGGCCCGACGACCGGTTCATCGCCGAAGACCTGATCAGCGAATGGTGCTGGCAGTGGGACTCCCATCCGTACGTGAAGCTCGGCCCGCATGACGAACCCGTCCACGTCATCACCGTCCGGAGGCTCTGA